In Clostridium swellfunianum, a genomic segment contains:
- the polC gene encoding DNA polymerase III subunit alpha, whose amino-acid sequence MKKVNEIFSDYKVGGNINTATVEGVVLSKKTKTLEMKISSEKYIDVKEFEYLNSFIKRRFALENSVITVKYADGTEKKPIEEELKNIVFLLAEKYPALKAVLSNSEYEVVNGTINFNFNMEVSNFLRAMDYDKKVYEAIKNLYGTAYKINFVDRVTGEDFIRQQEEIREKEMQSIKKEIKATLSNNAAKVSKETSENKQDAKAEGDGKKGDPFLILGRNSKIKEPVIKITDITPDEGRICIEGEISNLESKELKSGKTLVSFDLYDGSSSMTCKSFLKPGEEGEVLSRLKGAKGAKLVGNAGYSNFSGEVELIANTIIETEGRKKIKRTDNSEVKRVELHMHTQMSQMDAMTSATDLIKRAMSWGMKSIAITDHGVVQAFPEAHKLLGRDNPNMKVIYGMEAYLAPDKKPSVTNQKGQSIDTTYCILDLETTGFSPVTEKITEIGIMKYQNGKVIDSFSCFVNPEKPIPAKVIEVTNITDDMVKDAETIDKVFPKVLEFIKDTVLVAHNAAFDINFLKYNAKVLGYEFDFTYVDTLTLAQEVFPDFKTYKLGRIAKNLGIKVEVAHRALDDVDTTVKVFKVMLDKLKERGAQTLEDVDRFGSDEQAKKEEFKKLKTYHAIILAKDYVGLKNLYRLVSYSNLDYFYKKPRILKSMYKKYSEGLIIGSACSEGELYQSILLGKSDEEIEAIAEEYDYLEIQPLGNNDYLVRQEQVPNKDYLKEINKKIVALGEKLNKPVVATGDVHFIDPEDEIYRRILEAGQGFKDADNQAPLYLKTTEEMLAEFSYLGREKAYEVVVANTNMIADMCEQISPISPQKATPHIDGCEQTIRDITYDKAHELYGDILPELVEKRLERELDSIIKNGFSVMYIIAQKLVWKSNEDGYLVGSRGSVGSSVVAYMTGITEVNALPPHYRCPKCKHSDFSDYGYKIGFDLPDKDCPVCGEQLAKDGIDIPFETFLGFNGDKEPDIDLNFSGEYQAKAHKYTEVIFGKGTTFKAGTIGTIAEKTAFGYVKKYFEEKGVKVNKAEIMRISKGCTGIKRTTGQHPGGIIVVPKGREIFEFCPVQHPADDPNSDIITTHFDYHSIDQNLLKLDILGHDDPTVIRMLQDITGVDPKTIPLDDKATMSIFSSTDALGVTPQQINSKVGSFGIPEFGTKFVRGMLLDTMPKTFMDLICISGLSHGTDVWLGNAKDLIDGGIVTSISEAVCTRDDIMVYLIKKGLPPNTAFKIMETVRKGKALKDPKFPEYEALMRECQVPEWYIESCKKIKYMFPKAHAAAYVTMAFRIAWFKVHIPKAYYAAYFSIRAKAFDAEFMIFGKEKVKEKMKEIEMMGNQAAPKDKDMYDDLELVLEMYERGIKFLAIDLYKSHATKFIVEDDGIRPPLNSIAGMGNVAAESIYNAAKGEPFNSIEEVRKRAKIGNAAIDLLKKFDCLRGLPESDQLSIFDMLA is encoded by the coding sequence ATGAAGAAAGTAAACGAAATTTTTAGTGATTATAAGGTGGGAGGGAACATTAATACTGCAACTGTAGAAGGAGTAGTATTAAGCAAGAAAACTAAAACCCTTGAAATGAAGATAAGCTCGGAAAAATATATAGATGTGAAAGAATTTGAGTACTTAAATAGCTTTATAAAGAGAAGATTTGCTTTGGAAAACTCTGTAATTACTGTTAAGTATGCTGATGGAACAGAGAAAAAGCCTATAGAAGAGGAGCTTAAAAACATTGTGTTCCTACTGGCAGAAAAATATCCAGCCTTAAAAGCGGTGCTTAGTAACAGTGAGTATGAAGTTGTGAATGGTACAATAAATTTCAACTTTAACATGGAAGTATCTAATTTTTTAAGAGCTATGGATTACGATAAAAAGGTTTATGAGGCTATAAAAAATTTATATGGTACAGCCTATAAAATTAATTTCGTTGATAGAGTAACTGGAGAAGACTTTATAAGACAGCAAGAGGAAATACGAGAAAAAGAAATGCAGTCTATTAAAAAGGAAATTAAAGCCACATTAAGCAATAATGCAGCAAAAGTTTCTAAAGAAACTTCAGAAAACAAGCAGGATGCAAAAGCAGAAGGTGATGGCAAGAAGGGTGATCCGTTCTTAATTTTAGGTAGAAATTCAAAAATTAAGGAACCTGTAATAAAAATTACTGATATTACACCAGATGAAGGTAGAATTTGCATAGAGGGAGAAATCTCTAATTTGGAGTCAAAGGAATTAAAGAGCGGAAAAACCTTAGTTTCTTTTGACTTGTATGATGGTTCAAGTTCCATGACCTGTAAATCTTTTTTAAAGCCTGGTGAAGAGGGTGAAGTATTATCAAGGCTTAAAGGCGCTAAAGGAGCTAAGCTTGTTGGAAATGCTGGCTACAGCAACTTTTCTGGTGAAGTTGAGCTTATTGCTAATACAATAATTGAGACAGAAGGTAGGAAAAAGATTAAGAGAACGGATAATTCTGAAGTAAAGAGAGTAGAGCTTCATATGCATACTCAAATGAGCCAAATGGATGCTATGACTAGTGCTACTGATTTAATTAAGAGAGCTATGAGCTGGGGCATGAAATCAATTGCTATAACAGATCATGGAGTAGTTCAGGCTTTTCCTGAAGCTCATAAGCTTTTAGGAAGAGATAATCCAAACATGAAGGTTATATACGGTATGGAAGCTTATTTAGCTCCTGATAAAAAGCCTTCTGTAACAAATCAAAAGGGGCAGAGCATAGATACAACTTATTGCATACTTGACTTGGAAACCACAGGTTTCTCACCAGTAACAGAAAAAATAACTGAAATAGGAATAATGAAATACCAAAATGGCAAGGTGATAGACAGTTTCAGCTGCTTTGTAAATCCTGAAAAGCCTATTCCCGCAAAGGTTATAGAGGTTACAAATATTACTGATGATATGGTAAAGGATGCAGAAACTATAGATAAGGTATTTCCTAAAGTATTGGAGTTTATTAAGGATACTGTCCTAGTTGCTCATAACGCTGCTTTTGATATTAACTTCTTAAAGTATAATGCTAAAGTCTTGGGCTATGAATTTGATTTTACATATGTAGATACGCTGACCTTGGCACAGGAAGTCTTTCCAGATTTTAAAACCTATAAGCTAGGAAGAATTGCTAAAAATCTTGGAATAAAGGTTGAAGTTGCACATAGAGCCCTAGATGATGTTGACACTACTGTTAAGGTGTTTAAGGTAATGCTTGATAAGCTTAAGGAAAGAGGAGCTCAAACACTTGAGGATGTAGATAGGTTTGGTTCTGATGAGCAAGCTAAAAAAGAAGAGTTTAAAAAGCTTAAAACCTATCATGCAATAATACTAGCTAAGGACTATGTAGGACTTAAAAATTTGTACAGATTAGTATCTTACTCAAACTTAGATTATTTTTATAAAAAGCCTCGTATATTAAAAAGCATGTACAAAAAGTATTCTGAGGGGTTAATTATAGGCAGTGCCTGCAGCGAAGGAGAGCTTTATCAGTCAATACTTTTAGGAAAATCCGATGAGGAAATTGAAGCTATTGCTGAAGAATATGATTATTTGGAAATACAGCCTCTAGGAAACAATGATTATTTAGTAAGGCAGGAGCAAGTACCTAATAAGGATTACTTGAAGGAAATAAACAAGAAAATCGTAGCACTGGGAGAAAAGCTCAACAAGCCTGTAGTTGCTACAGGAGATGTTCATTTTATTGACCCTGAAGATGAAATATACAGGCGTATACTTGAAGCAGGACAGGGCTTTAAGGATGCGGATAATCAAGCGCCTTTATATCTAAAAACCACTGAGGAGATGCTTGCAGAATTCTCCTATTTGGGAAGAGAAAAAGCTTACGAGGTAGTAGTAGCAAACACTAATATGATAGCAGACATGTGCGAGCAGATTAGCCCTATTTCACCTCAAAAGGCTACACCGCATATAGATGGCTGCGAGCAAACTATAAGGGACATTACCTATGACAAAGCTCATGAACTTTATGGAGATATTCTGCCAGAATTAGTAGAGAAAAGGCTTGAAAGAGAGCTTGATTCTATCATTAAAAACGGCTTCTCCGTGATGTATATCATCGCTCAGAAGCTTGTATGGAAATCAAATGAGGATGGTTATTTAGTTGGTTCTAGAGGTTCTGTTGGTTCTTCCGTGGTGGCTTATATGACAGGTATAACAGAGGTAAATGCACTTCCTCCTCATTATAGGTGTCCTAAATGCAAGCACTCGGATTTTTCAGACTATGGTTATAAAATTGGTTTTGACCTTCCTGATAAAGATTGCCCAGTTTGTGGAGAACAGTTGGCTAAGGATGGGATAGACATACCTTTTGAAACCTTCTTGGGCTTTAATGGAGACAAGGAACCTGATATAGACCTGAATTTCTCTGGTGAATATCAGGCAAAGGCACATAAATATACAGAGGTTATTTTTGGAAAAGGCACAACCTTTAAAGCTGGGACTATAGGTACCATAGCTGAAAAAACAGCCTTTGGATATGTTAAAAAGTACTTTGAGGAAAAAGGGGTTAAAGTAAACAAGGCTGAAATTATGAGAATCTCAAAGGGATGCACTGGTATAAAAAGAACTACAGGTCAGCACCCTGGTGGAATAATAGTAGTTCCAAAAGGACGTGAAATTTTTGAATTCTGTCCGGTACAGCATCCTGCTGATGACCCAAATTCAGATATTATTACAACTCACTTTGATTATCACTCAATAGATCAGAATCTTTTGAAGCTTGATATACTTGGCCACGACGATCCTACAGTAATAAGAATGCTTCAGGACATAACAGGAGTAGATCCTAAAACTATACCTTTAGATGATAAGGCAACAATGTCTATATTTTCTTCAACCGATGCACTAGGAGTAACACCGCAGCAGATTAACTCAAAGGTAGGGAGTTTTGGTATTCCTGAGTTTGGTACAAAATTTGTTAGAGGGATGCTTCTGGATACAATGCCTAAGACTTTTATGGATTTAATATGTATATCAGGTCTTTCCCACGGTACGGACGTTTGGCTTGGAAATGCAAAGGATCTAATTGATGGAGGCATAGTTACCAGCATCAGTGAAGCTGTTTGTACTAGAGACGATATAATGGTTTACCTTATTAAAAAAGGTTTGCCGCCAAACACTGCCTTTAAGATAATGGAAACTGTACGTAAAGGAAAGGCTTTAAAGGATCCAAAATTTCCTGAGTATGAAGCTTTAATGAGGGAATGCCAAGTACCTGAATGGTACATAGAATCCTGTAAAAAGATAAAATACATGTTCCCTAAGGCCCACGCTGCAGCTTACGTAACTATGGCCTTTAGGATAGCGTGGTTTAAAGTTCATATACCTAAAGCCTATTATGCAGCCTACTTCTCCATAAGGGCTAAGGCATTTGATGCAGAATTTATGATTTTTGGGAAAGAAAAAGTCAAGGAAAAAATGAAGGAAATTGAGATGATGGGAAACCAAGCTGCTCCTAAGGATAAGGATATGTATGATGACTTGGAATTGGTTCTAGAAATGTATGAAAGAGGAATAAAATTTCTTGCAATTGATTTATATAAATCACACGCCACAAAGTTTATAGTTGAGGATGATGGAATAAGACCGCCTTTAAACAGCATAGCAGGTATGGGAAATGTAGCGGCAGAAAGTATATATAATGCTGCTAAAGGGGAGCCTTTCAACTCCATTGAAGAGGTAAGGAAACGTGCTAAGATAGGAAATGCTGCTATAGACTTGTTGAAAAAGTTTGATTGCTTAAGAGGCCTTCCAGAAAGTGATCAATTAAGCATATTTGATATGCTTGCATAA